A part of Campylobacter concisus genomic DNA contains:
- a CDS encoding ABC transporter ATP-binding protein, with amino-acid sequence MRILRQFFEISSWFWLNKKAFKAWVVLALMIFASLGVTKIAVLMNEWEKRFYDALSTFSKGVILHLVGEFLLYTLFIVIFIVFGSYLKKFLIISWRENLSSKLEDLWLENSSFYKASLTSTNFDNPDQRIAEDSFLFVERSVNLVKSFVYNVANLIAFVFILWQASKILKIELAGINLEISGFLVYIAIIYTLICSLVTHLIDKKLKPLNFEKQYLEANYRADLLILIENAEAAAFLNGEKREKMRFRDDFLKIVKNYKYIINTEFRLECFSASYLKITNLIPIFASLPLYLSGTMSFGDMMQAKTAFYKVQDGLAWFMDYYKQIMEFSASVERIYAFVSMLSEIKKAHEFSQNDEAVICKNLILKTPNDEILFKNLSFSLTPKKWLVLNAKSGAGKSTAFRYLANLWQHGKAEVSMPKNGVMFIPQKPYLVRSSLRELISYPNKNEQNDSEIYKILARVGLSKFKNLDEILDYPKIMSGGEAQRLNFARVYLAKPKFLFLDEATSALDNTSVAEILKNLKSDFKELSVMIITHQRELFELFDEVIDIKSE; translated from the coding sequence TTGAGAATTTTAAGGCAATTTTTTGAAATTTCATCTTGGTTTTGGCTAAATAAAAAGGCTTTTAAAGCATGGGTGGTTCTAGCTTTGATGATATTTGCAAGTCTTGGCGTGACAAAAATAGCCGTTTTGATGAATGAGTGGGAGAAGCGTTTTTACGACGCACTAAGCACGTTTAGCAAGGGTGTGATATTGCATCTTGTGGGAGAATTTTTACTCTATACGTTATTTATTGTTATTTTTATAGTTTTTGGCAGTTATTTAAAGAAATTTCTCATCATTTCCTGGCGAGAGAATCTAAGCTCAAAACTAGAAGATCTGTGGCTCGAAAACTCTAGTTTTTATAAAGCAAGTCTTACAAGTACAAATTTTGACAACCCTGATCAAAGGATCGCTGAAGATAGTTTTTTATTTGTCGAGCGAAGTGTAAATTTAGTAAAGTCCTTTGTTTATAATGTCGCAAATTTAATAGCATTCGTCTTTATTCTTTGGCAAGCTTCTAAAATTTTAAAGATTGAACTTGCTGGAATAAATTTAGAGATAAGTGGCTTTTTAGTCTACATAGCTATCATCTATACACTCATTTGTTCACTCGTCACTCACCTTATTGACAAAAAGCTAAAACCACTAAATTTTGAAAAACAATATCTTGAAGCCAACTATAGAGCAGACCTACTAATCCTTATAGAAAATGCAGAAGCAGCCGCATTCTTAAACGGAGAAAAAAGAGAAAAAATGAGGTTTAGAGATGATTTCTTAAAAATAGTCAAAAATTATAAGTATATTATCAACACCGAATTTAGGCTTGAGTGCTTTAGTGCAAGCTACCTAAAAATAACAAACCTAATCCCAATCTTTGCCTCGTTGCCACTTTATTTATCTGGCACTATGAGCTTTGGTGATATGATGCAGGCAAAAACAGCATTTTATAAAGTTCAAGATGGTCTTGCGTGGTTTATGGACTATTACAAGCAGATAATGGAATTTTCAGCTAGCGTAGAGCGTATATATGCCTTTGTGAGTATGCTCAGCGAAATAAAAAAGGCTCACGAATTTAGTCAAAATGACGAAGCTGTGATTTGTAAAAATTTAATACTAAAGACGCCAAACGATGAAATTTTATTTAAGAACTTGAGCTTTAGTTTAACACCAAAAAAATGGTTGGTATTAAATGCAAAGAGTGGAGCTGGTAAAAGTACGGCTTTTAGATACCTAGCAAATCTCTGGCAGCATGGCAAAGCAGAAGTATCGATGCCAAAAAATGGAGTTATGTTTATACCCCAAAAGCCTTATTTGGTCAGATCTAGCCTAAGAGAACTCATCTCCTATCCGAACAAAAATGAGCAAAATGATAGTGAAATTTATAAAATTTTAGCCAGAGTTGGCCTTAGCAAATTTAAAAATTTAGATGAAATTTTAGACTATCCTAAGATTATGAGTGGAGGCGAGGCTCAGAGGCTAAATTTTGCCAGAGTCTATCTTGCAAAGCCTAAATTTTTATTCTTAGACGAGGCAACCTCAGCACTTGATAATACTTCAGTGGCTGAAATTTTGAAAAATTTAAAGAGCGATTTTAAGGAACTTAGCGTGATGATTATCACACATCAACGCGAGCTTTTTGAACTTTTTGATGAGGTGATAGATATAAAAAGTGAGTAA
- a CDS encoding ligand-gated channel protein produces the protein MRYKLSIALAVALSVNTLCAANSTDLNKTNDASTTQNSTSSNDQTFATDANLAEVQVVSDLSKTEGTGSYTADRMNTATGLGLSIKETPQSVSVISNQLIKDLNLKDVNSALQYAPGIAVRNDSGRLRINSRGFDVDNIQEDGIASSVSSSVQGPLGYSKEFTDLEFYDRVEVLRGAAGLTQSNGEPGGTVNLVRKRPTSEFAFNTSLNLGSWDNYRGTFDISNSLNESGSVRGRLIGVLSKNGTYKHYRNGWRGALGGIFEFDLTDKTLLTAGLIWQKTSEVYDIYGVPALDKDGNNLNLDRKSYFGANWNNSIYEKYNAFTEISHQFNDDYKAYAKLNYTKSDGIIKFGSMGGVNPYNPATPTHDIRLQKYDNGSKEVNLKLGVDGKYELFGQKHDIFVNGSLSKEKFVEHDIRMPSISLASLGLGIYNWNSSAIAEPNWGGTNSTLNKTFTNTIYQQALTAGTRYNFSDDWHMILGGRFARVKYDSFNENHKTGARSANTYITKSKFSPYAGLTWDFLKDHSWYVSYAEIFKPQSATDANKNVLEPVVGYNVETGVKSEFLGGALNTAVALFQIIQENRAITDPNNPNYSIAEGKVRSRGIDAEISGSITERWSVMAGYTFNKSEYLKSERKTSSNVDYNKGADAKKYIPRHMFKLYTSYEIPLVGTQKLSIGTGVRYQGKTSGIYMKDNMSSGSAISYYVPEQKGYALWDANINYLINDNFSVGLIVKNITDKKYFYNTHNRTAGINNFYGDPRSFTLSFNYKY, from the coding sequence ATGAGATATAAGCTATCCATTGCACTTGCGGTAGCTCTTAGTGTAAATACACTGTGTGCAGCAAATAGCACCGATCTAAACAAGACAAACGATGCATCCACTACCCAAAATAGTACTAGTTCAAACGACCAAACCTTCGCAACCGATGCTAATCTTGCAGAAGTGCAAGTGGTGAGCGATCTTTCAAAAACCGAAGGCACTGGCTCATACACAGCCGATAGAATGAATACTGCAACTGGACTAGGTCTAAGCATAAAAGAGACACCACAATCAGTCTCTGTCATTTCAAATCAACTTATAAAAGATCTAAATTTAAAAGATGTAAATTCAGCCTTGCAATACGCCCCTGGAATTGCCGTTAGAAACGATAGTGGGCGCCTTAGGATAAATTCGCGTGGCTTTGATGTAGATAACATACAAGAAGATGGTATCGCCTCGTCTGTATCCTCATCAGTCCAAGGACCACTTGGCTATTCTAAAGAATTTACAGATCTTGAGTTTTACGATAGAGTAGAGGTTTTAAGAGGTGCAGCAGGCCTTACACAAAGTAATGGTGAGCCAGGCGGCACTGTAAATTTAGTCCGCAAACGTCCAACAAGCGAATTTGCCTTCAACACAAGCCTAAATTTAGGTAGCTGGGATAACTACCGAGGCACATTTGATATTAGCAACTCACTAAATGAATCTGGCTCAGTGCGTGGAAGACTCATTGGCGTTTTAAGTAAAAATGGTACATACAAGCACTATCGCAACGGTTGGCGTGGAGCACTGGGTGGGATATTTGAGTTTGATTTAACTGATAAAACACTACTTACCGCTGGGCTTATCTGGCAAAAGACAAGTGAGGTCTATGATATATACGGCGTACCAGCACTTGATAAAGATGGTAATAATTTGAATTTGGATAGAAAGAGCTATTTTGGAGCAAACTGGAACAATAGCATCTATGAAAAATATAATGCCTTTACAGAAATTTCTCATCAGTTTAATGATGATTACAAAGCCTATGCGAAGCTAAACTATACAAAAAGCGATGGCATAATAAAATTTGGCTCAATGGGCGGTGTTAATCCTTATAATCCAGCCACTCCAACTCATGATATACGCTTACAAAAATACGACAATGGCTCAAAAGAGGTCAATCTGAAGCTTGGAGTAGATGGAAAGTATGAACTTTTTGGACAAAAACATGATATCTTCGTAAATGGCTCACTTAGTAAGGAGAAATTTGTAGAGCATGATATCAGAATGCCAAGTATATCCTTAGCATCACTTGGACTTGGCATATATAACTGGAATTCTTCAGCCATAGCCGAGCCAAACTGGGGTGGAACAAATTCAACTTTAAATAAAACATTTACAAATACAATTTACCAGCAAGCTCTAACAGCTGGCACTAGATATAACTTTAGTGATGATTGGCATATGATCCTTGGTGGAAGATTTGCTAGGGTAAAATATGACAGCTTTAATGAAAATCATAAAACTGGTGCAAGATCTGCAAACACCTATATCACAAAGTCAAAATTTTCACCTTATGCAGGTTTAACGTGGGACTTTTTAAAAGATCATAGCTGGTACGTAAGCTATGCTGAAATTTTTAAGCCTCAAAGCGCAACTGATGCAAATAAAAATGTCCTTGAACCAGTCGTAGGATACAATGTAGAAACAGGTGTGAAGTCTGAGTTTTTAGGAGGTGCGTTAAATACAGCTGTGGCACTCTTTCAAATAATCCAAGAAAATAGAGCCATAACAGATCCAAATAATCCAAACTATTCTATCGCAGAAGGTAAGGTGCGAAGTAGAGGTATAGACGCTGAAATTTCGGGTTCGATAACTGAGAGATGGAGCGTGATGGCTGGATATACATTTAATAAAAGCGAATATCTAAAAAGTGAAAGAAAAACGTCATCAAATGTTGATTACAACAAAGGAGCTGATGCTAAAAAATATATCCCAAGACATATGTTTAAGCTCTATACAAGCTATGAAATACCACTTGTTGGCACTCAAAAACTAAGCATTGGCACAGGTGTTAGATACCAAGGTAAAACAAGTGGTATCTATATGAAAGACAATATGAGCTCAGGCTCAGCCATAAGCTACTACGTACCAGAGCAAAAAGGTTATGCTCTTTGGGATGCAAATATCAACTACTTGATAAACGACAACTTTAGTGTGGGACTGATCGTTAAAAACATAACCGACAAGAAGTATTTTTACAATACACACAATAGAACCGCTGGCATAAACAACTTCTACGGCGATCCAAGAAGCTTTACATTAAGCTTTAACTACAAATACTAA
- a CDS encoding glutamate--tRNA ligase — MIVTRFAPSPTGYLHIGGLRTALYNYLYARANNGKFLLRIEDTDLKRNSEEATQAIKEAFAWCKLDHDGEVTYQSKRFDLYKEYVKKLLDEGKAYKCYMSKDELEELRASQEARKERPKYDNRYRDFTGTPPAGIEPVIRIKAPLSGEIVIHDGIKGEVKFKVEDILDDFIIARSDGTPTYNFTVVIDDALMGVTDVIRGDDHLSNTPKQIVLYEALGFNTPKFYHVAMINGEDGKKLSKRHGATDVMEYKKMGYLPEALLNFLVRLGWSHGDDEIFTIEDMLKYFNPNDINKSSSTYNAQKLDWLNSHYIKTLPYERLAHDMLEFGVDFKALVKGELLLNSLRERSKTLIEMADSANAIINAPKSYDEKAWAKFINENSKENLAKFAQILDRDLDAKGYEELTNKFLEQNGLKLKDLAQALRIALTGSSVSPSIFEVLEVVGSSETKNRIQNLLKEEK; from the coding sequence ATGATAGTTACTAGATTTGCTCCGTCGCCTACTGGATACCTACATATAGGCGGACTTAGGACAGCCCTTTATAATTATTTATACGCAAGAGCTAATAATGGAAAATTTTTACTTCGCATCGAAGATACTGACTTAAAACGAAACTCTGAAGAGGCCACGCAAGCCATAAAAGAGGCATTTGCTTGGTGCAAGCTTGATCACGACGGCGAAGTGACATATCAGTCAAAGAGATTTGATCTTTACAAAGAGTATGTTAAAAAGCTACTTGATGAGGGCAAAGCCTATAAATGCTACATGAGCAAGGACGAGCTTGAAGAGCTTAGAGCTAGCCAAGAGGCAAGAAAAGAGCGTCCAAAATATGATAATAGATATAGAGATTTTACTGGCACGCCTCCAGCTGGCATCGAGCCAGTCATCCGTATCAAAGCCCCACTTAGCGGTGAGATCGTCATACATGATGGTATAAAGGGCGAGGTCAAATTTAAGGTTGAAGACATATTAGACGACTTCATCATCGCAAGAAGCGACGGCACACCGACTTATAACTTTACGGTTGTGATAGATGACGCACTAATGGGTGTAACAGACGTCATCCGTGGTGACGATCACCTCTCAAATACTCCAAAACAGATCGTTCTTTACGAGGCACTTGGCTTTAATACACCAAAATTTTATCACGTCGCCATGATAAACGGCGAGGATGGTAAAAAGCTTAGCAAGAGGCACGGTGCAACTGACGTTATGGAGTATAAAAAGATGGGCTATTTGCCTGAAGCACTCTTAAATTTTCTCGTTCGTCTGGGCTGGAGCCACGGCGATGATGAGATTTTTACTATTGAGGATATGCTTAAATACTTTAATCCAAACGACATCAACAAAAGCTCAAGTACCTATAACGCTCAAAAGCTTGACTGGCTAAATTCTCACTACATTAAGACTTTACCTTACGAGAGGCTAGCGCACGATATGCTTGAGTTTGGCGTTGATTTTAAGGCTTTGGTGAAGGGTGAGCTACTGCTAAATTCACTCCGTGAGAGATCAAAGACACTAATAGAAATGGCAGACAGTGCAAATGCGATAATCAATGCTCCAAAAAGCTACGATGAGAAAGCTTGGGCTAAATTTATAAATGAAAATAGTAAAGAAAATTTGGCTAAATTTGCTCAAATTTTAGACCGTGACCTTGACGCTAAGGGCTACGAGGAGCTAACTAATAAATTTTTAGAGCAAAATGGCTTAAAACTAAAAGACCTAGCTCAGGCTCTAAGAATAGCGCTAACTGGCTCAAGCGTGAGCCCAAGCATCTTTGAAGTGCTTGAAGTAGTGGGCAGTAGCGAGACGAAAAATAGAATACAAAATTTATTAAAGGAAGAAAAATGA
- a CDS encoding malate dehydrogenase, translating into MTHVTKEEALNYHIGGKIEIKVKTPCETSRDLSMAYTPGVAEPCKEIEADNELAYKYTNKANLVAVITDGTAVLGLGDIGAIAGKPVMEGKSVLFKKFANVDAFDIELDEHDPDKIVEICKALAPTFGGINLEDIRAPKCFEIERKLQEAVDIPVMHDDQHGTAMITSAGMINAMEISGKDISKIKIVVSGAGAAGIACAKMYKALGAKHIVMIDSKGVIHSKRTDLTPEKIEFALETEDRTLADAMRGADMFLGLSKPGVVTKEMVASMNKEPIIFALANPVPEIFPEDVEAVRSDVMMGTGRSDYPNQVNNVLGFPFIFRGALDVRAKKITENMKMAAARALAELAKEPVPAEVLKASGVSELKFGKEYIIPKPFDKRVLTAVAPAVAKAAVDDGVARVKDFDVEAYKAKLAKGF; encoded by the coding sequence ATGACACATGTAACTAAAGAAGAAGCACTAAACTACCACATAGGCGGTAAGATCGAGATAAAGGTAAAGACGCCTTGCGAGACATCAAGAGACCTTTCAATGGCCTATACGCCTGGCGTTGCAGAGCCTTGCAAAGAGATAGAGGCTGACAATGAACTAGCTTATAAATATACAAATAAAGCAAATCTAGTAGCCGTCATCACTGATGGTACAGCTGTTCTTGGACTTGGCGATATCGGCGCTATCGCTGGTAAGCCAGTTATGGAAGGAAAGTCAGTTTTATTTAAAAAATTTGCAAATGTTGATGCCTTTGACATCGAGCTAGACGAGCATGATCCTGATAAGATCGTTGAGATTTGCAAGGCTCTTGCTCCGACATTTGGCGGTATAAATTTAGAAGATATCCGTGCTCCAAAGTGCTTTGAGATCGAGAGAAAGCTTCAAGAAGCAGTCGATATCCCAGTCATGCACGACGATCAGCACGGCACAGCGATGATAACAAGCGCTGGCATGATAAATGCGATGGAAATTTCTGGCAAAGATATATCTAAGATAAAAATCGTAGTTAGCGGCGCAGGTGCAGCTGGCATTGCGTGTGCAAAGATGTATAAAGCGCTTGGTGCAAAACACATCGTGATGATAGATAGTAAAGGCGTTATTCACTCAAAAAGAACAGACCTAACGCCTGAAAAGATAGAGTTTGCGCTTGAAACTGAGGACAGAACTCTAGCTGATGCGATGAGGGGTGCTGATATGTTTTTAGGTCTTTCAAAGCCTGGCGTTGTGACAAAAGAGATGGTTGCGTCAATGAATAAAGAGCCTATCATCTTTGCTTTGGCAAACCCAGTACCTGAAATTTTTCCAGAGGATGTTGAGGCTGTAAGAAGTGACGTTATGATGGGTACAGGCAGAAGCGACTATCCTAACCAAGTAAATAACGTTTTGGGCTTCCCATTTATCTTTAGAGGTGCGCTTGATGTTAGAGCTAAAAAGATCACTGAAAATATGAAAATGGCTGCAGCTAGAGCGCTTGCAGAGCTTGCAAAAGAGCCAGTGCCAGCTGAAGTTTTAAAAGCAAGTGGCGTTAGTGAGCTAAAATTTGGCAAAGAGTACATCATCCCAAAACCATTTGACAAACGTGTGCTAACAGCAGTCGCTCCAGCAGTTGCAAAAGCTGCGGTTGATGACGGCGTAGCGAGAGTAAAAGATTTTGATGTTGAGGCTTATAAAGCCAAACTTGCAAAAGGTTTTTAA
- a CDS encoding uracil phosphoribosyltransferase, protein MQNVKLISHPLIEHKLTILRDKNTQPFQFRMLVDEISYLMIFEATRNLKVKDVKVQTPVALADAKRLITKVMICPILRAALGMLDSVFTIIPDASVGFLGFQRNEETAQAEFFYAKLPKDAKERMAIIIDPMFATGGTAIDAVKFLREKGVKEIKFISIIAAPEGLKRFSEIYPDVEVYTASIDEKLNEKNYIVPGLGDAGDRVFNTL, encoded by the coding sequence ATGCAAAACGTAAAGCTCATCTCGCACCCATTGATCGAGCATAAATTAACAATCTTACGTGATAAAAATACCCAGCCTTTTCAGTTTCGCATGCTAGTTGATGAGATCAGCTACCTTATGATCTTTGAGGCGACTAGAAATTTAAAGGTAAAAGATGTCAAAGTCCAAACACCAGTTGCGCTGGCAGACGCAAAAAGGCTTATTACAAAGGTGATGATATGCCCTATCTTAAGGGCTGCTCTTGGTATGCTTGATAGCGTATTTACCATCATCCCAGATGCGAGTGTGGGCTTTTTGGGCTTTCAGCGAAACGAAGAGACAGCGCAGGCTGAGTTTTTTTACGCAAAGCTTCCAAAAGATGCAAAAGAGCGCATGGCGATCATCATCGACCCTATGTTTGCAACTGGTGGTACGGCGATAGATGCGGTCAAATTCTTGCGTGAAAAGGGCGTTAAGGAGATCAAATTTATCTCTATCATCGCTGCACCTGAGGGGCTAAAGAGATTTAGCGAAATTTACCCAGACGTCGAGGTTTATACAGCTTCGATTGATGAGAAGCTAAACGAGAAAAACTACATCGTTCCAGGTCTTGGTGACGCTGGCGATAGAGTTTTTAACACACTTTAA
- a CDS encoding menaquinone via futalosine step 1, translated as MIFGKIDYLNLLPFHVFLKSAPLSSQIKKAIEFKKGVPSKLNRALNARKIDAAVISSIASKKANLKKLNFGIVAKKDVKSVLVRKNSAMKFDPASASSNALAKVLNLNGEVIIGDRALKAYLSEGKECFYDLGKIWHEKTNLPFVFGRFSYVKNGSFYKRLVAKFLQKNVKIPNYILAQYAKSRDISEQDIKWYLKFISYKIGPKEQKSLRKFFKENRLLKAAKKN; from the coding sequence ATGATATTTGGAAAGATTGATTATCTAAATTTACTCCCATTTCACGTATTTTTAAAATCAGCCCCACTAAGCTCTCAGATAAAAAAGGCGATCGAGTTTAAAAAGGGTGTGCCAAGTAAGCTAAATAGAGCCCTAAACGCTAGAAAGATCGACGCTGCGGTGATCTCAAGCATAGCTAGCAAAAAGGCAAATTTAAAGAAGCTAAATTTTGGAATAGTCGCCAAAAAAGATGTCAAAAGCGTACTTGTTCGAAAAAACTCCGCTATGAAATTTGACCCAGCTTCAGCTAGCTCAAACGCCCTAGCCAAGGTGCTTAATCTAAATGGCGAGGTGATCATAGGTGACAGGGCGCTAAAGGCATACTTAAGCGAGGGTAAAGAGTGCTTTTATGACCTTGGTAAAATTTGGCACGAAAAGACAAATTTGCCATTTGTTTTTGGTAGATTTTCATATGTAAAAAATGGCTCGTTTTACAAAAGACTGGTTGCAAAATTTCTACAAAAAAATGTAAAAATTCCAAATTATATATTAGCTCAGTATGCCAAAAGTCGCGACATAAGCGAGCAAGATATCAAGTGGTATCTTAAATTTATAAGCTACAAAATAGGCCCAAAAGAGCAAAAATCACTCCGAAAATTTTTTAAAGAAAATAGACTATTAAAGGCAGCAAAAAAGAATTAA
- a CDS encoding cytochrome oxidase biogenesis protein Surf12C produces MVMTHYMELLSLNQPYNLILFMVIPVGLTELLVAMEFLTMYHMDSGKNAGYKAVGKFAGIVLGVYFTALVIYFMAKIYPSIKWRGYADVIAVYSYLISVIPLLGIALLELNLIYKNASEKAKLKLHFCLLIFALIVAHVAMIFGMVDPTITGYKAENGEMGMHMNMPMNMPADMPMHDHHKMMQNMGDDNSTNMHMHH; encoded by the coding sequence ATGGTAATGACACACTACATGGAGCTTTTATCGCTCAATCAACCTTACAATCTAATCCTCTTCATGGTGATACCTGTGGGGCTTACGGAGCTTTTAGTGGCGATGGAGTTTCTCACTATGTATCACATGGATAGCGGTAAAAATGCTGGCTATAAGGCTGTTGGCAAATTTGCTGGCATAGTGCTTGGGGTCTATTTTACAGCTCTTGTGATCTATTTTATGGCAAAAATTTATCCAAGTATAAAATGGCGTGGATATGCCGATGTCATCGCTGTCTACTCATATCTCATCAGCGTCATACCACTTCTTGGCATCGCGCTTTTAGAGCTAAATTTGATCTACAAAAACGCAAGCGAAAAGGCAAAGCTAAAGCTTCACTTTTGCCTACTCATATTTGCCTTGATCGTCGCACACGTCGCAATGATATTTGGCATGGTTGATCCTACCATAACTGGCTACAAGGCTGAAAACGGTGAGATGGGTATGCATATGAATATGCCAATGAACATGCCAGCAGATATGCCAATGCACGATCACCACAAGATGATGCAAAATATGGGTGATGATAACTCAACTAATATGCATATGCACCACTAA
- a CDS encoding formate dehydrogenase-specific chaperone, whose protein sequence is MDKNIIKARSYFYEFLAYPMFFYTNDEKFSRWKEQLRYLSANPLSEDSDAAFKNLDKFSFEEFSKEQNDVLFGFTNIPLSASFYEEGRDNGAARLKVIECLKLSPYRRDSELCKDSEDYVGFIFLAMATFLKDEFDDAKNISNKLFGETLNLFVDEFSQLLSAHKEANFFKSYTVILKDFIELERSILNVEAPAKPKGDSVAMAALKKEPFQSKMPTFKTKLHWEEFSPVISHEFKD, encoded by the coding sequence ATGGATAAAAACATCATAAAAGCAAGATCATATTTTTACGAATTTCTAGCATATCCTATGTTTTTTTACACAAATGATGAGAAATTTTCAAGGTGGAAAGAGCAGTTAAGATACTTAAGCGCAAATCCTTTAAGTGAGGATAGTGATGCTGCATTTAAAAATTTAGATAAATTTAGCTTTGAAGAATTTTCAAAAGAACAAAATGACGTTCTTTTTGGCTTTACAAATATCCCCTTAAGCGCTTCATTTTATGAAGAGGGCAGAGATAACGGAGCAGCTAGGCTTAAGGTTATCGAATGTTTAAAACTAAGCCCATATAGACGTGATAGCGAGCTTTGCAAAGATAGCGAGGACTACGTTGGATTTATATTTTTAGCAATGGCTACATTTTTAAAAGATGAGTTTGATGATGCAAAAAATATTAGCAATAAGCTCTTTGGCGAGACTTTAAATTTATTTGTAGATGAGTTTTCTCAGCTACTTTCAGCTCACAAAGAGGCAAATTTCTTTAAATCATACACAGTCATTTTAAAAGACTTCATCGAGCTTGAACGCTCTATACTAAACGTAGAAGCACCGGCTAAGCCAAAAGGCGATAGTGTCGCTATGGCGGCACTGAAAAAAGAGCCATTTCAAAGCAAGATGCCAACATTTAAAACTAAGCTTCACTGGGAAGAATTTTCTCCAGTCATCTCACACGAGTTTAAAGACTAG